From the genome of Odocoileus virginianus isolate 20LAN1187 ecotype Illinois chromosome 16, Ovbor_1.2, whole genome shotgun sequence, one region includes:
- the ANKRD9 gene encoding ankyrin repeat domain-containing protein 9 isoform X1: protein MPWDARLPGGGAEGGPEGAGAARSRAQKQCRKSSFAFYQAVRDLLPVWLLEDMRASEAFHWDERGRAAAYSPSEALLYALVHDHQAYAHYLLATFPRRALAPPSAGFRCCAVPGPHVALAVRYNRVGILRRILRTVRDFPAEERARLLDRRGCSRVEGGGTALHVACELVRPECLFLLLGHGASPGLRDGNGLTPLELLLRQLGRDAGAATSAASGAPAPPPGEPRQRRLLLLDLLALYTPVDAAGSARRELLGDRPRWRRLLGEEKFQWLAGLAPPSLFARAMQVLVTAISPGRFPEALDELPLPPFLQPLDLTGKG from the coding sequence ATGCCGTGGGACGCGCGACTGCCGGGGGGCGGCGCGGAAGGCGGGCCCGAGGGCGCGGGGGCGGCGCGCTCCAGGGCGCAGAAGCAGTGCCGCAAGTCGTCGTTCGCCTTCTACCAGGCCGTGCGCGACCTGCTGCCCGTCTGGCTGCTGGAGGACATGCGCGCCAGCGAGGCCTTCCACTGGGACGAGCGCGGCCGCGCCGCCGCCTACTCGCCGTCCGAGGCGCTTCTCTATGCGCTCGTGCACGACCACCAGGCATACGCGCACTACCTGCTGGCCACCTTCCCGCGGCGCGCGCTCGCGCCTCCCAGCGCCGGATTCCGCTGCTGCGCGGTGCCGGGGCCGCACGTGGCTCTGGCGGTGCGCTACAACCGCGTGGGCATCCTGCGCCGCATCTTGCGCACCGTGCGTGACTTCCCGGCCGAGGAGCGCGCGCGCCTGCTCGACCGCCGCGGCTGCAGCCGCGTGGAGGGCGGCGGCACAGCGCTGCACGTGGCCTGCGAGCTGGTGCGCCCCGAGTGCCTCTTCCTGCTGCTCGGCCATGGCGCCTCGCCGGGCCTGCGTGACGGCAACGGCCTGACGCCGCTCGAGCTGCTGCTGCGCCAGCTGGGCCGCGACGCCGGGGCCGCCACCTCCGCGGCCTCCGGGgcgcccgcgccgccgcccggGGAGCCGCGTCAGCGCCGCCTGCTTCTGCTCGATCTGCTGGCGCTGTACACGCCCGTGGACGCCGCCGGCTCGGCCCGCCGCGAGTTGCTGGGCGACCGGCCGCGCTGGCGGCGGCTGCTGGGTGAGGAGAAGTTCCAATGGCTGGCGGGCCTCGCACCGCCCTCGCTCTTCGCGCGCGCCATGCAGGTGCTGGTCACCGCCATCTCGCCCGGCCGCTTCCCTGAAGCCCTGGACGAGCTGCCGCTGCCGCCCTTCCTGCAGCCGCTGGACCTCACGGGCAAGGGCTAG
- the ANKRD9 gene encoding ankyrin repeat domain-containing protein 9 isoform X2 — protein sequence MRASEAFHWDERGRAAAYSPSEALLYALVHDHQAYAHYLLATFPRRALAPPSAGFRCCAVPGPHVALAVRYNRVGILRRILRTVRDFPAEERARLLDRRGCSRVEGGGTALHVACELVRPECLFLLLGHGASPGLRDGNGLTPLELLLRQLGRDAGAATSAASGAPAPPPGEPRQRRLLLLDLLALYTPVDAAGSARRELLGDRPRWRRLLGEEKFQWLAGLAPPSLFARAMQVLVTAISPGRFPEALDELPLPPFLQPLDLTGKG from the coding sequence ATGCGCGCCAGCGAGGCCTTCCACTGGGACGAGCGCGGCCGCGCCGCCGCCTACTCGCCGTCCGAGGCGCTTCTCTATGCGCTCGTGCACGACCACCAGGCATACGCGCACTACCTGCTGGCCACCTTCCCGCGGCGCGCGCTCGCGCCTCCCAGCGCCGGATTCCGCTGCTGCGCGGTGCCGGGGCCGCACGTGGCTCTGGCGGTGCGCTACAACCGCGTGGGCATCCTGCGCCGCATCTTGCGCACCGTGCGTGACTTCCCGGCCGAGGAGCGCGCGCGCCTGCTCGACCGCCGCGGCTGCAGCCGCGTGGAGGGCGGCGGCACAGCGCTGCACGTGGCCTGCGAGCTGGTGCGCCCCGAGTGCCTCTTCCTGCTGCTCGGCCATGGCGCCTCGCCGGGCCTGCGTGACGGCAACGGCCTGACGCCGCTCGAGCTGCTGCTGCGCCAGCTGGGCCGCGACGCCGGGGCCGCCACCTCCGCGGCCTCCGGGgcgcccgcgccgccgcccggGGAGCCGCGTCAGCGCCGCCTGCTTCTGCTCGATCTGCTGGCGCTGTACACGCCCGTGGACGCCGCCGGCTCGGCCCGCCGCGAGTTGCTGGGCGACCGGCCGCGCTGGCGGCGGCTGCTGGGTGAGGAGAAGTTCCAATGGCTGGCGGGCCTCGCACCGCCCTCGCTCTTCGCGCGCGCCATGCAGGTGCTGGTCACCGCCATCTCGCCCGGCCGCTTCCCTGAAGCCCTGGACGAGCTGCCGCTGCCGCCCTTCCTGCAGCCGCTGGACCTCACGGGCAAGGGCTAG